From Methylomonas sp. EFPC3, a single genomic window includes:
- a CDS encoding response regulator transcription factor → MRILLVEDDQALADGLSHSLRDWGFDVTLAKTGTFAVGALSTQPFELAILDLGLPDMDGREVLRELRGRQQSPMPVLILTARDGLNDRVGGLQLGADDYMTKPFELLELEARVRALLRRSQGGFSHDIVFGDLVLDTRQQQIKVRGEPLQLPPREYGVLEALLLQAGRVVSKDHIAQRLAARSDELADNAIEVYIHRLRKRLEPYAIGIRTLRGLGYLLEQD, encoded by the coding sequence ATGAGGATTTTGCTGGTCGAGGACGATCAGGCCTTGGCCGACGGACTGTCGCATAGTTTGCGCGACTGGGGATTCGACGTCACACTGGCCAAGACCGGTACCTTTGCCGTCGGGGCCTTGAGTACGCAACCCTTCGAGTTGGCGATTCTGGACCTGGGTCTGCCGGACATGGACGGGCGCGAAGTGTTGCGCGAATTGCGCGGGCGGCAGCAGTCGCCGATGCCGGTGTTGATATTGACCGCCCGCGACGGCCTGAACGACCGGGTCGGCGGCTTGCAGCTCGGCGCCGACGATTACATGACCAAGCCGTTCGAGTTGCTGGAACTGGAGGCGCGGGTCAGAGCGTTGTTGCGCCGCAGCCAGGGCGGTTTCAGTCACGATATCGTTTTCGGCGACCTGGTTTTGGATACCCGTCAGCAACAGATCAAGGTGCGCGGCGAGCCCCTGCAACTGCCGCCGCGCGAATACGGCGTTCTGGAAGCGCTGTTGTTGCAGGCCGGGCGCGTAGTCAGCAAGGACCATATCGCCCAACGCTTGGCGGCGCGTTCCGACGAGTTGGCGGACAACGCCATCGAGGTCTACATCCACCGGTTGCGCAAACGGCTGGAACCCTATGCCATCGGTATCCGCACCTTGCGCGGCCTGGGCTATCTGCTGGAGCAAGACTGA